The Flavobacterium psychrotrophum region TAAAATATCAAGCGCTTCCTGTCCGTCACGTGCTATAAACACCTCAAAATTATTTTTCCTGAAGGTATATTCGAGCGACATAACTATGTTTGGCTCATCGTCAACAATTAATATCTTTTTCATTTGGCGTATGTGTGTATTATATTTTTGGCAGTGTAAAGATAAGGCAGGCGCCGCTATTTTCGGTATTTTCTGCCCATATGTGCCCACCATGATATTCAATGATCTGGCGGCAGATAGACAAGCCGAGTCCGCTTCCCACCGGCTTTTTAATATTCTGGTTGTCTGACTGGTAAAACTTATCAAAAATAGCATCAAAATCGCCTTCGCTTATTCCTCTGCCATTATCGCATACCGTGGTAATTATTTCAAGCTCTTCTACAACCACGCCAATAGTGATGGTACCATTTTGTTCGGGGCAAAATTTTATAGCATTACTAACCAGGTTCGTAATAACCTGTATTATACGGTCTTCATCAAAACGGGCATGTATGGCAGTATGCTTAGAAAGGGTAAGTTTAATGCCCTTGTTCTTGATAAGTTGGTGCAAGGGTACCAAAGCCTTTTCTATGGTCTGGCCAAGATTATTTACTGATAGATTGATCTTTTGCTTGCCTGTTTCAAATTTTTCAAGGTCAAGAATGTTATTTATAAGCCGGTTAAGCCGGTCTGACTCAGACATGATACTTTGCAGGAATTGTTTTTTAAGCTCCTCGGGCATATCATCTTCATCGTGCAAAAGCTCTGTAGCGGCTTTAATTGCAGTAATGGGCGTGCGCAGCTCATGTGCTACGGTATCCAGAAATTCATCTTTCTGTTTGTCTTTCCATACCAGTTTCTGGTTTGCCTTTTGTAACTCTCCTGTAATGGCCTTCAGCTCATTACCTGTTTCGGTTAACTTTTTGTTGATGAGAATGTTCTCATGCGATTCTTCAAGTATCTTAAGTACTTCGGGTAAGGTAATTTTTTCTTCCTTTACCACACTGGATATTAATATCCTTGCAGATGCGGTACCCAAGTGCCCTGTAAGCAGGTTTTCGGCAAATTTTATAAGCCTTGCATCAGCCAGATCCTGGTTTTTATCCAAGCCGTATTTTGAATTAAAGAGCGATAGCGCCCTCTTTGTACGGTCTTCTCCCAGAAAACGTGCTAATACCTTTTGTATATCGCTGGTGTAGGCAGTACCTTTCCAGATAAAGGCATTTTCGTGCATGGTAATATATTTGTCTACATCTACAAACATCTCTGCATAGTTACGCTCGCGATAGTTACCCCGGTACATAACAGACACCCACATAAACGTAAAAATGTTAGCAAACATACTCCAAAACAGGGCATGCGGTACCGGGTCAAGATAATCTAAACCAAATAGTTCAAATGGGCGCAGTAAGCCAATGCCCCAGGGGCCATTCATTAAAAAAGATCCGCCAAGATGCGAGGCTCCGGTAGCATATGGTATTAACAAGGTATAGGTACATACTGCAAATCCGGCAATAATGCCGGCAATGGCTCCTCTCCTGCTTGCCCTGCGCCACGTAAAAGCGGCAAAGAATGATGGTGCCAGCTGCGCGATCATTACAAACGATACCAAACCTATTGATACCAGATTGTA contains the following coding sequences:
- a CDS encoding sensor histidine kinase; translated protein: MSSASLLLILTLYLALLFFVAHWAEKKATGSRWTNNPYVYGLSLAVYCSAWTYYGSIGVAAKSGLGFLPTYVGPVIIIPAWMIILRKIIRISRVNKISSIADFISLRYGNSRFLGALVSLICLFGILPYIALQLKAIAETFHVVTQTSLSSNVFNDTTTYVAIALALFASYYGTRYVDASEKRRGIVTAVAMESAFKLFFFLLVGLYVTFFVFDGFDDIYAQASKLSYFKERNTMGGIPQAINWFMLCVLSTFAIFLLPRQFQMGVIENHRENHIKTATWLFPLYLLLINIFVYPIAWGGNILFHDTEVNADTYSLLIPQLMGNKVITVLVFLGGFSAAISMIVVSSIGLSTMLSNNILIPYGFLETFKSAEPEVNRKRIVNMRKVGIFSLIVVAYFIYRVVVLDYNLVSIGLVSFVMIAQLAPSFFAAFTWRRASRRGAIAGIIAGFAVCTYTLLIPYATGASHLGGSFLMNGPWGIGLLRPFELFGLDYLDPVPHALFWSMFANIFTFMWVSVMYRGNYRERNYAEMFVDVDKYITMHENAFIWKGTAYTSDIQKVLARFLGEDRTKRALSLFNSKYGLDKNQDLADARLIKFAENLLTGHLGTASARILISSVVKEEKITLPEVLKILEESHENILINKKLTETGNELKAITGELQKANQKLVWKDKQKDEFLDTVAHELRTPITAIKAATELLHDEDDMPEELKKQFLQSIMSESDRLNRLINNILDLEKFETGKQKINLSVNNLGQTIEKALVPLHQLIKNKGIKLTLSKHTAIHARFDEDRIIQVITNLVSNAIKFCPEQNGTITIGVVVEELEIITTVCDNGRGISEGDFDAIFDKFYQSDNQNIKKPVGSGLGLSICRQIIEYHGGHIWAENTENSGACLIFTLPKI